Proteins encoded by one window of Perca fluviatilis chromosome 13, GENO_Pfluv_1.0, whole genome shotgun sequence:
- the ppp1r10 gene encoding serine/threonine-protein phosphatase 1 regulatory subunit 10: MAGGPVDPREILKGVEPLLGKDGELRSLEGVPKVFSLMKASTKMVSRCMYLSILLQTKSHDILNRFIRVGGYRMLNSWLTYSKGTNNTPLLQLILLTLQKLPLKVDHLKQNNTAKLVKQLSKSGDTEELRKLASVLVEGWMATIRSQSVSSNVNSPAEKKKKKEEGKVPVPGVKEKSGDEEKKKEKPKAHAPSHTKIRSIGLEMDPPSLAPAKKPPVAPQLGDKYNIKPPVLKRPSTGPSDAPPLEKKYKPLNMPSNSAKEIKVKIIPAQPMECTGFLDALNSAPVPGIKIKKKKAGAVSPAAKAVSPTSNKASPFDSKPSVYSSSSTKPSSPESSASITPGDESQEPEQPGTPVPSEDTELSDNGEKPNALAEPRGEEESLTKKGKKKKTVHWAEEEQLKHYFYFDLDETERVNVNKIKDFGEAAKRELMMDRQMFETARRTSHDTMEERVPWTPPRPLTLTGSLVISGANSTEKLTQRDREMGILQEIFLSKESVPDSPHEPDPEPYEPMPPRLIPLDEDSSMQDDGYVEPMDTTSQQGSAQSESSKLPPVLANLMGNLSGNSRSPVAPNAASSPVAPTVNVQELLSSIMGASGNQSTEDLIKQPNFSDKIKQLLGSLQQTQNQNQGGPPPVNPGLLGHGPGMNNMNNMNNMNMNMHMQMPMNGGYPPNNPPGGPRFNHPPPPHNHGPPFNPGGGPRMMGPPPGQGRGDNGNYWGDESMRGGPHRGGHFHRGGRGRGGGEPGFRGRGRGGPRGGHNNMNDMSKRPVCRHFMMKGSCRYESNCAFYHPGVNGPPLPPNHPAHNHPPQHGH; encoded by the exons atGGCAGGGGGACCAGTGGACCCCAGAGAGATTCTGAAGGGTGTGGAGCCTCTGCTGGGGAAGGATGGAGAGCTCCGCAGCCTGGAGGGAGTCCCAAAGGTGTTTAG cctgatGAAAGCTTCTACCAAGATGGTCAGTAGATGTATGTACCTGAGCATCCTACTGCAGACCAAATCCCATGATATTCTCAACAG GTTTATCCGAGTCGGTGGCTACAGGATGCTCAACTCGTGGCTCACCTACTCCAAAGGCACCAACAACACCCCGCTGCTGCAGCTCATCCTGCTCACGCTACAGAAGCTGCCCCTCAAGGTGGACCACCTCAAACAG AACAATACAGCCAAGCTGGTGAAGCAGCTCAGCAAGAGTGGAGACACAGAAG AGCTGAGGAAGTTGGCGTCTGTGCTGGTAGAAGGCTGGATGGCTACGATCCGCTCCCAGAGTGTCTCGAGCAATGTCAACTCTCCTGCTG aaaagaagaagaagaaagaggagggcAAGGTGCCGGTGCCGGGTGTGAAAGAAAAAAGTGGAgatgaggagaagaagaaggagaaaccTAAAGCTCATGCACCCAGCCACACAAAGATCCGCTCCATAG GATTGGAGATGGACCCCCCCAGCCTGGCCCCTGCTAAGAAGCCGCCCGTTGCCCCCCAGCTGGGTGACAAGTACAACATCAAGCCTCCAGTGCTCAAAAGGCCCAG CACTGGTCCATCAGATGCTCCACCTCTGGAGAAAAAATACAAACCTCTCAACATGCCCTCTAACTCTGCCAAAGAGATCAAAGTCAAGATCATTCCAGCACAGC CGATGGAGTGCACAGGCTTCCTAGATGCTCTGAACTCTGCCCCCGTGCCCGGCATCAAGATCAAGAAGAAGAAGGCTGGTGCTGTTAGTCCGGCCGCCAAGGCTGTCTCCCCCACGTCTAACAAG GCGAGTCCATTTGACAGCAAACCCTCTGTGTATTCTTCATCTTCTACTAAGCCATCGTCTCCAGAAAGTTCTGCCTCCATCACTCCAGGTGATGAGAGCCAGGAGCCGGAGCAGCCCGGGACCCCCGTCCCCTCTGAGGACACGGAGCTCTCTGACAACG GTGAGAAGCCCAACGCTCTGGCAGAACCCCGGGGAGAAGAAGAGAGCTTGACCAAGAAgggcaagaagaagaagacggtCCACTGGGCCGAGGAGGAGCAGCTCAAACACTACTTCTACTTTGATCTGGACGAGACCGAGAGAG TCAACGTCAACAAGATTAAGGACTTTGGTGAGGCGGCCAAACGAGAGCTGATGATGGACAGGCAGATGTTTGAGACGGCCCGTCGGACCTCCCACGACACCATGGAAGAGCGGGTCCCCTGGACCCCCCCGAGGCCCCTGACGCTGACCGGCAGCCTGGTCATCTCCGGGGCCAACAGCACCGAGAAGCTGACCCAGAGAGACCGCGAGATGGGCATCCTGCAGGAGATCTTCCTCAGCAAAGAGAG TGTGCCCGACAGTCCACATGAACCAGACCCAGAGCCGTATGAACCCATGCCTCCCCGTCTCATCCCTCTGGATGAG GACTCGTCCATGCAGGATGACGGCTACGTGGAGCCCATGGACACGACCTCCCAGCAGGGCTCCGCCCAGAGCGAGAGCTCCAAGCTGCCCCCTGTCCTGGCCAATCTCATGGGCAACCTGAGCGGCAACTCACGCAGCCCCGTGGCCCCCAACGCTGCCAGCAGCCCCGTTGCCCCCACTGTCAACGTGCAGGAGCTGCTCTCCTCCATCATG GGTGCGTCTGGGAACCAGTCGACTGAAGACTTGATCAAGCAGCCCAACTTCTCAGACAAGATCAAGCAGCTCCTGGGCTCCCTGCAGCAGacacagaaccagaaccagggtGGACCTCCCCCAG TCAACCCAGGTTTGCTGGGCCACGGACCAGGCATGAACAACATGAACAACATGAAcaacatgaacatgaacatgCACATGCAGATGCCCATGAACGGCGGCTACCCCCCCAACAACCCGCCCGGTGGCCCTCGCTTCAACCACCCTCCACCCCCCCACAACCATGGCCCACCCTTCAACCCTGGCGGAGGCCCGCGCATGATGGGGCCGCCCCCTGGCCAGGGCCGGGGGGACAACGGCAACTACTGGGGAGATGAGTCCATGAGGGGGGGGCCTCACAGAGGGGGCCACTTCCACCGAGGAGGACGgggccgaggaggaggagagccgGGCTTCAGGGGCCGAGGACGAGGGGGGCCCAGAGGAGGACACAACAACATGAACG ACATGTCCAAGAGGCCCGTGTGTCGTCACTTCATGATGAAGGGAAGCTGTAGGTATGAGAGCAACTGTGCTTTCTACCACCCCGGTGTCAACGGACCCCCCCTGCCCCCCAACCACCCTGCTCACAACCACCCCCCTCAGCATGGACACTAG
- the agr2 gene encoding anterior gradient protein 2 homolog produces MIKAALSALLVLVAVSSTFGKYIPKSGKRIPQTLSRGWGDQLIWAQTYEEALYWSRSRNKPLMVLFHLDDCPHSQALKKVFSEDNKLQKMLDEDFIVLNLVYETTDKHLSPDGQYVPRIIFVDPTMTVRADINGRYSNRMYAYEPSDVDLLKRNMEAAKKLLKSEL; encoded by the exons ATGATCAAAGCGGCATTGTCGGCGCTCCTGGTCCTAGTGGCCGTGTCCTCCACCTTCGGGAAATACATCCCCAAATCTGGCAAGAGGATCCCTCAGACTCTGTCCCGAG GTTGGGGGGATCAGCTGATCTGGGCTCAGACGTACGAGGAGGCTCTGTACTGGTCCAGGTCACG AAACAAGCCTCTGATGGTCCTGTTTCACCTGGATGACTGCCCACACAGCCAAG CTCTGAAGAAGGTTTTCTCTGAGGACAACAAGCTCCAGAAGATGCTGGATGAGGACTTCATCGTACTCAATCTGGTG TATGAAACCACAGACAAACATCTCTCTCCTGATGGACAGTATGTTCCCAGAATCATTTTTGTCG ACCCCACGATGACGGTGAGGGCCGACATCAACGGTCGCTACAGCAACCGCATGTATGCCTACGAACCCAGCGACGTGGATCTGT TGAAACGCAACATGGAGGCGGCTAAGAAGCTCCTGAAGTCTGAGCTGTGA